In Triplophysa rosa linkage group LG2, Trosa_1v2, whole genome shotgun sequence, the genomic window catcttttatatacataacaagctgatttaggagtactttcttaaagtgacaggactaatctgtggtccatataggcacataaccaatctgtggagccagaattcttgctagttggtaggggatcaaatacttatttcactgactgaaatgcaaatcaatttataacctttatataacatttttttcccctgattttttttaatattctgtgtctatcagttaaaataaacccaccataaaaattatagacccttcatttgtttgtaagtaggcaaacttacaaaatcagcaggggatcaaatacttatttccctcactgtaNNNNNNNNNNNNNNNNNNNNNNNNNNNNNNNNNNNNNNNNNNNNNNNNNNNNNNNNNNNNNNNNNNNNNNNNNNNNNNNNNNNNNNNNNNNNNNNNNNNNNNNNNNNNNNNNNNNNNNNNNNNNNNNNNNNNNNNNNNNNNNNNNNNNNNNNNNNNNNNNNNNNNNNNNNNNNNNNNNNNNNNNNNNNNNNNNNNNNNNNNNNNNNNNNNNNNagaatcagaatcagaagagctttattgccaagtgtgcttgcacacacaaggaattttctttggtgttggaagcttctagtacagacattcaacacaatgacaatacaatataatacgatttacagtctaaaagattctaaattgtgcatatataaaataaagactattttacagaaaatgggggataataacatataagagacattgtacagggtagtatttTAAGGAAAATTTCCATTAATTTTGCTATTTGTAgcttgtgttttgaaaatatgttcccctgcatttcagacattttgcttaaacacatttattttgcacattgtgacttaaatgtatttattataaaggtatattctgctctaaacaaattctgcaagttaatgtttgattgttttttggtgcatcaatggTGCGCTGCAGCCTTGTTAACCACCTGGTGTCGTcccgtacacacacacacacacacacgtgcgtgTGCGATGCTATAGGCAAtacgtgacaattctgattcgactatgtaaatccttagGCGAGGACACCTCTAAAATGAATATTCATCAGCGCATGTGAGGGATTTGAAAGGCAGTGATGTTGTTGTCTTTGTTTCCATTGTCTGTTCACACAGAATGGATTTTGCAATCAGCAAATTGCGCAAGTCAGGAAACCAGAGAGGTCTGTATGTGCTACGGTGCAGCCCCAAAGACTTCAACAAATACTTCCTGACTCTTGCAGTTGGGGTATgtgataattaaaaaataataattgtagCATGTGGATAGCAGTTGTATGCAATTATATAATCATATTTAAGCCTATAAAGTTATATATTTGACCATTATATCTGTGTCCTTCAAAATCACATGATCACATCATCTTGACATGTTCTTTATTTTCCGTCAGGCGTATGAGGATGTTGAGTACAAGCACTGCCTGATCACCAGGTCTGTGACCGGCGACTACAATCTCAGTGGAACCAAAAGGAGTTTTGGAAGCTTGAAGGAACTGCTCAAGTGTTACCAGAAGGAAACGGTGAAATCAGATGACATCGTCTTTCAGTTCACCAGGTTCTGTTCACCAAGGGCCAAAGGTCAGTACAGCACCTGAACTTCTGCCCTgtgtaacataaaaaaatgagcATGAATCGTATTTAAATATCATATTAAATATACCAATACTCTCTGAGAGCTATCGGaacattttgtgtgttctgATTGGCTTTCTTTGGGAGGGCATGTAGTTTGTTTTATGCACTTTTTTTATGGAGTCATGAAAGCAAATTAGTTTGAATATATCATGACGTAATGGGTTGTCATGTTTTGTGCTTTGTCGTCAACATAAAAAGAAAAGTCGAACCTGTTGGTGTGTCGAAGCCATAGGGGTTCAGAGGTCCCCCTCTCTTCCTCCATGCAGAGAAGTAACATCAGTCAAATGGTGTTTCACAAAATCAAAAAAGAAGATCTTGAGCTTGTAAGTAATCTTGTCTTTGTGGATTTAGGAAACGGTGATGTACAATACGTCACTGTCATTTCACAGTTCAAATTAAACCGTTACGTGCGAACAATGGTGAATATTATGCATTGTTCTTTCCAGGGGGAGAGTCAAGGTCAAGGAACGTTCACCAAGATCTTCAGAGGGATTCGGAAAGAGCAGGGAGACTATGGAGAAACCCATAAGACTGAAGTCATTGTCAAAGTCTTAGACAAAGCACACAGAAATTACTCTGAGGTGAGGTTCAGttgccagccaatcagaatcgttTCAAATTTAAAGGGCTCACGTTTTCATAACATTCATAAACGTTATCATCCATTTGTGTGGAGGCTAATATAGTTAGagttatttttatgttattggCGTGAATGGGCCTTTGAGTCATTTAGCATTAAACCATCAGCCATTAATTCTCCACTTTTTCTTGAAGTCTTTCTTCGAGGCAGCCAGCATCATGAGCCAGCTCACCCACAAGCATCTGGTGTTGACCTACGGCGTCTGTGTGTGCGGCGAGGAGAGTAAGTGTTCACAACGCTGATGCAAAATCCCACATCTGTGATGCCACCGAAGCCTTCaactcgtgggttttttgtctTAGACATCATGGTGCAAGAATATGTGAAGTTTGGATCTTTGGATACTTACCTAAAGAAGAACAAGAACTCCATGTCAGTCAACATCTTGTGGAAGCTGGAGGTGGCCAAGCAGCTGGCCTGGGCCATGCTTTTTTTGGTAAGTCGCTAAAAACCAGAATGAGGAGATTTTTAAGAAGGAGATAGATTTGATGTTTCCGTTCTTTCGCACGCAGGAGGAGAAGAATCTGGCTCATGGGAATGTTTGCGCGAAGAACATTTTGTTGATCAGAGAGGAGGACAGGGCACAGGGAAACCCACCGTTCATCAAACTGAGCGACCCGGGCATCAGCATCACGGTGCTGCCCAGAGAGAGTGAGCGACGCAATTCCTTATCTCCATTCAGATGAGAACATTTGGGTCGGTCATTAGCAGATGTACGAGGTTGTGATTAAAATTTAAAGCGTAGATtttgaaaaacagcaaaatctTGATGTCACTACCTTGAAATTAGTTACAGAAAGCCAGACTTGTGCATGCAGTTTAGTATTTGTTCTTGCTCATATTGCCCATGTGCAGACTGTTCTGTTTACTTTGTatcttttttactttaaatggcACTGAAATGTGATTGTTCTTCTAGTTCTTGTGGAGCGAATCCCCTGGGTGCCCCCTGAATGCATCGTAGACCCTAAAAACCTGAGTCCTGCCACAGACAAGTGGAGCTTTGGCACAACAGTATGGGAGATATGCAGCGGAGGAGAAAAGCCACTCGCCAATATGGACAATTCCAAGGCAGGCCAATATAGATGTcctcaaaatgtaaatgtagtaaaTGATTATTTGACTTATTACACAAGTCTGATGTGTTTGTCGTTTCAGAAACATTTGTTCTATGAAAATCGTCACCAACTTCCAGCTCCAAAGTGGACGGAGCTTGCCAACCTGATTAACAGTTGCATGGATTACGAGCCAACGGTCCGACCTTCATTCAGAGCCATCATACGTGACCTCAACAATCTCTTCTGCCCAGGTAAGTACAGACTGAAACGTTTGATAGTATGACACTTTTAACTGGTTCCAGCACCTGCTGTGTAACGTTCACTGAACGAATGCGTTTTTTTAGATTATGAGATCGTGAAGGAGACCGACATGTTACCGAACAGAACCGGAGCGTCTGGATTCAGCTCCGGAGCGTTTGAGAATGAGGAGCCGGTTCAGTTTGAGGAGAGACATCTCATTTTCCTCCAGCAGCTGGGCAAGGTATCTAAGAGAACATTTCATTtcagatgtacagtatagttTACTCAGTTCTCTCGTAAACCTGTAGCTTGTGATAAACGTGTCCCTTACAAATGTTTGCAATTCTAggattattatataattaattacaaatgtgtacATAATTACAATAACATTTATACAATATTTTCATACAATTTTATAACATAAGCTTTATGAACGCCAGCGTTATTTTTGCTATTGCTGAGTGGTTAAAGTCCCCCCGTGGTTGATCATTTTACTCATTAAAACTAACCATTGACCAATAAAATAgcatatttgaacattttttcctgccttaaaatagcttgaatgtaacTACACCCCAGCTTCATTAAGAATACTCGGATAcgtgaatatgcaaattagccccACCTGACATGATTAAAACTGACAGCTGATCGTTTCAGAGCCTAATCCATGCGCCATCGTTGCATGTGTATGGAACTGCTGATCCACGGGGTCAAATGAGTTGATGTGATCGGTTACAGGTTTATGACATCACAAACCCGGGCAGATTCAAACGGCATTTTTTAAACCGTCTTTGGGAAACTTCggttttatggagaaaatactcagcaatggtttaaaatgatacattagCACATAGTTTGTCTTAAAGCATCTTGAAAACACAACGTAAACGCATAAAAAACTTGATTCGCACCACAGGAGGTCTTTAAAACTTCTCAATTAAAACCAGGAATTGAACTGTGCTTCCTATTTCTAGGGAAACTTTGGCAGTGTGGAAATGTGCAGGTACGACCCCCTGCAGGACAACACTGGCGAGGTGGTGGCCGTAAAGAAACTGCAACACAGCACCACTGAACACATCCGAGACTTTGAGCGAGAGATCGAGATCCTGAAATCCCTCCAGCACGAGAACATTGTGAAATACAAAGGCGTGTGCTACGGTGCAGGTATGAGGGACGCCGAGCTATACATCCTACAGCTGTCGTCactctgttttgtgtgtgtgtgtgatttttgtCATTATAAATGCAGTTAGAGGGTTTGCTTTGAATATCATCAAATAAGCCGTAACACTTCAACAACATAATCATGACAATAAAGttatagttaacccaaaaatctgtcattatttactcaccctcttgtcatttcaaacctgtatgagtttcttccttccgcagaacacaaaagaagatattttaaagaaaaaacgtTTAATCCATTTTTCAAAGAAAAATTTGCCCAGCCCTAGTAACTATAGCTGTTTACATTGATTTATTGCTTTTAAACTATAGCCTGCAGACTAATGTTGCAGAAACTATTCGAATGCTTTGTTCTTACAGGAAGGAGAAATCTACGGCTGGTGATGGAGTATCTACCGTACGGCAGTCTGCGCGACTACCTCAACAAGAACAAAGACAGGATTGACCACAACAAGCTGCTTTATTATTCTTCTCAAATATGCAAAGTAACCCGGAGCATTTCTTTCGTTTGACTCATCTTTCAAGTGTTGCATATCTTGAAATTTCTCACGTAATGTTTTTACAGGGAATGGAATACCTCGCAACGAAGCGGTACATTCACAGAGACCTGGCCACGCGAAACATTTTAGTTGAGAGTGAGTTTCGGGTGAAGATCGGCGATTTTGGCTTGACCAAGGTTTTGCCTCAGGACAAAGAATACTACAAGGTTAAAGAACCTGGGGAGAGCCCGATTTTCTGGTGAGCTGCATTTATAAACCTCACCCATGTTTGGAAATTCTCTCACCCGTCCCAGATGTAtagtacattttatatttaaatgctgtgatgtttttttttcttacggAAGAAATCCAAATGACATAGTGGGTTACGATTATGTCGTCTCAATAGAAATGATACATTCGTGAGGGGAGAAAACTTCATTTCAAACaaaatttaaatatggcagCATGTTAAAAActttgaaatctgattggttagaCAATTAGATGAATTAAGTCATGTGTGTTTTGACAGGTATGCACCAGAGTCTCTAACTGAAAGCAAGTTCTCGGTGGCATCTGATGTCTGGAGTTTTGGAGTGGTTCTGTATGAACTCTTCACGTACAGCAACAAGCTCTGTAGTCCACCTACAGTAAGTATGACGTAATTTCCTGTTGTGTTTGAAATTTCACTTCCTCACACCTGTAATTATAAGGACAGCATGTGTTGAATTGCTTTAGCCATGCAAATGGCAGTGACGATGTCCACAAACATCAGCTCGCACAGTTATGGAAATCGTCCTAATAGCCTGCTAAGTGTGTAATAATAGCCTTTCTTTTGTTCTTCTCAGGTGTTCATGAGTATGATGGGAGGAGACAAGCAGGGACAGACGATCGTCTATCATCTCATTGAGCTCTTGAAACGGGGGAACCTTTTACCGCAACCCGCGGGGTGTCCATCTGAGGTACCACATGTCATCCAGCACAAATCCAATAAAAGCTAAAGCTAACCTTAACGTTTATTCATGTGTCCGACGCTTCTCATCATGCAATCATTTCCATCTCCTTTAGATCTACGAGATCATGCAAGAATGCTGGGACAACGATCTTTGTCTTCGGCCAACGTTTAAGCAGCTGGCTCTCCATGTGGACTTGATTCGGGACGGCAGCGATTCAGACAGATATACCCAAGTGCCTGCATTTTAATCCAGAAGTTCATTCTGGTCTCGCAGCGGCCGGCCCTAGCTTTCAGCGTGCCATTGTGGCAGATCTAATCCCTCCGAATTGATCACCTCATCTTCTCTCGGAACAATCTATGGTCATTTATGTCAAGAATGTTTTCTTGTTCGTTTTTGCTTTGCTAGCAGTGCTGGCGTGCACCTCTCTACCGACAATGGTTTTGAATGATTGAATCGTTATTTTAAGGAATGCATGGATGCGTTTTTACATCCACGTGTTTGTATGTACATAGAAAAGatgattttataattttataaaaatgagaTATAAGCGCGCACTCATTCTGTATGGCTTGTTAAAAGCAGTTATGTAAATGAATTGGAAAGGTATATATGTTTATAGGTTGTTTGTCAGTGCAGTTGGTGTCTGATTGAGAAgtacaaagaaatgaaagatCTTGCCATTATACGAAGAAGCCTTTATacttgctttgaataaaaaagcCTGATAAAATGTCGTTAAATGTCCGGTGTTTCTCGTAGGATATTGTTTACCAGTATTTCCTGGTAACATGCTGCCAATCATTTTCATGCATATTAAGGTTGATTATTTTCAGGATTTTATGACAAATAGGTTTCATTTTATTTCGTTGCGTTTGGTCTTATTTAAGCAACATGTGTTTATTGTATGGAAAACATTGCCGTTTTCAATATAGTTTCGATTCAAAAGGAATTATTGCAAATGTTAGGTTGTGGTGAAGAGCCATGCGCTCATGCGCTGTGTTCTAAAATGTCAACCCCGCTGAGCTGTGGAATGGCAACAGTGCAGTATGTCAAAGATAGACATGATGTTATCCTCTTACTGCTGGCTGATACCAGTTTGCATCACACTGACTGTCCCACTAAACTGGCAGCATGTTATTGCATCACTGGCTGACTTTTTAATCGCATCTCTGTTGTTTTAACTTAAATATCAATAGATGTCGTGATCAAATATTAGAACAAATTTTGAGTTTGGTTGTGGTGCCAGTTATGTTCAGGGTCTTAAGCACCTTTTCCAGATTTTCTGATTGTAGCCCAGATACGGAGGGTTGTCACAATctacacatttacattcagggtTGTCATTCTTCATAGTTTTGAGATTGCTTTGACCTGGTGTTTATGTGTTTTGGTCTAAAATGTGTTCTTATGCACTTTAGTTTAGAAGAGTGCTAAATATGTCGTCTACTCTTGAAATACTACATGTTTGCCTTCTATTTTAGAACAGGAAATGCAGATTGCGCACGAAAAGGTGGAGTCATTCACACCTCTTGTTAATCGGAGTTGGATCATTGGCAGTCATattgtgttctttctccactgctattttcactctacacaaacgaatgcacctctacagtcccttctgtcaaactcctgaagtttgcagatgacaccacagtcattggccttattcaagacggtgatgaatctgcctacagaaaggaggttgctcagctggctgcctggtgaagtcaaaacaacctagagctgaatgcgtTCAAGACgttggagatgatagtggatttcagaaggaaccctccatcacttcctcccctcaccatcctggacagcactgtggatactgtggagtcatccaggttcctgggctccaccgtctctcaggacctgaagtgggagtcccacatagactccattgtaaagaaggcccagcagaggttatacttcctccgtcaattgaggaagttcaacctaccacaggagctactgacccagttctactcagtggtcatcgaatctgttctgtgcacttcaataactgtttggtatggctcgggcaccaaatcagacctacgaagactacaacggacagttcgtagtgctgagaaaattattggtgctcctctgcccacacttcaggacctgtacgattccagagtgaaaaacagggcaagaaaaatcatcattgactccagaCACCCCGCACACAAACGTTTTGATCTGTTGCCCTCTGgacggcgctttagagcaccaaacaccaggacttccagacacagaagcagcttcttcccccaggcaatctccctcctaaacagataactgctccttaagagcaatattacACTTCCACtgctcctatagtgtgcactagtgccttatatgtacattttatttatacatgtatataacactacctctactttccatttgcacaagtgtgcatacaatctgttaatatgtatattctactgtatactaccctgtacaatgtctcttatatgttattatcccccattttctgaacaatagtctttcattttatatatgcgtattttagaatcttttagattgtaaatcattttgtgttgtcattgtgttgaatgtctgtactagaagcttccaacaccaaagaaaattccttggcAATAAAGCTGATTCTGATATTACAGAATCGTTAAGTCACCTTAAATTCTAAAATCTTAAGTCCTGAGTTAACATCTATCAAGTTTAATGTTGAGTCATAGCTTTACTGCAATATCCATAgtttaactttaaatgttttccaTATTAACCCAAACTTTACCATCTCCAAGTAACCATATTTTAACAATGGTGCATGTATTAAAtcaattcacacaaaaaaacatgattactaCGCTTTTACTGATTATAAACATTCGCTTTCCCAAGTCGCCttgcctttaaagggacagttcatccaaaaatgaaaatgctgtcatttacGCACtctcgggttgttccaaatctgtacaagtGACTTTGTTAgatgatgaacgcagagaaataTTTAGAAGgacgtttgtaaccaaacagatcttggccacaattgactaccatagaaggaaaaatgacaatggtatagTCAAAATCCcttctttttgtgtttaacagaacaaatcgTTTTGTTCTatgatggtagtcaatggtggccattgGCCAATAACtatttacaagcattcttctgtgtgtttatcagaacaaaggaatttgtacagatttggcacaacttgagggtgagtaaatgatgattgaatttgggtgaactgtttctttaagtagTGAGACCGGTTTCTGAGTCGTGGCTATTTTATGTTCTGAATTAGGATGGTTCTGCCCCAACGCAGCCATGGCTGTGAAAACCACGGGGATTTAAATTCACGAAAAATGGGATAATAACGACATCATTACTGCTGTGGTCATAGAGTTCACGTGTATGATCCATGTCTGTTATTTGAAGTGATTCGTTTAATTCACACTGGTAAAGTATTAGTAGTGCAAGTCAAATCAAAACAGCTATAAAACATTAACAGGACAAACGAGGGCCCAGAGTTTACACACGAATGGTTTCGTGAAAGTTATCTCTGCATTTCAGAAAGGAATGGAGGAAGTTATTTACCAGAGAAAAGCCTTATCACCTGTAACTGTGGAAAATAATATTCTCTTTCGATTGAAATACCTGCCACAATTTAGTGTTAAACAAAGCATATGGTTTTACATAATGTTGGCACAAAATTGTATGAGCCCGTTCTGCTAACTGAATACAACCTGATCAGTTAAAACAAGCCTTTCGTCTTTTTCATGTGTTAGTGCAGCAGATAACATGTTTGAGTTTATACAAcagtaaatatgttttcataatcaaacaCAGTCAGCTTGATTTTGAATGTTAACGGACAGGCTCGCGCCGTTGCAATATGGCAATATAAGACCTACGtatagcggcccatagaaacagatgctaatgcggcatctagttatttatatttatggtTTCTGCGATACAGCCCAAGTTGTTTAGATTTAGCTGAATTCGTGACACTTTCCGGCAAGTAAGTAACGTCTAATTTAGCTCTGTACGTGGAGCGGATATTGTGAAATATTGGCGAAAGTGCGTCCCTCAGCAAATAGGCAGAAGCGCTCTTATTTTACGACCCTGAGCGTGTGGCTGTAGGGGGCGTGGTCAGCATTGTTGTGAGGTTATAAATAGAGCTCCCTACGTTTAGTCAGCTTTGTGATGAACACATGGGGGTATCCTGACGGTGAACAGCACAGGAGAGGAGGGTGCTCGCGCCTTTGACGTAAGTGTATGTTTCAGACCCGATTAAATTGTATATAGATATTGTAGGATCGTTTATGACGGGAATTGTcttacaaaacaaatgcaatatTTAAAGAGTTTACTATGCACAGTAGACACCGTGCAATGTCAGACCGTATGGACAATATGCACAAAACGTGCGCATAGCCTATTCTCGTtcagaaaaaaacttgaattttaGATGGTGGTCTACATTTATCAAGAACTagtatttcaacaaaataaatttaaataagcacataataataattgtttggtatattttctgtaaaaatatcttGAAAAtcgggctgtcacaatatcagatttttcaAACGGTGCCGTATTATCGCGATATGTGCAGCAAACTTTTCACGGAATTAAATAATGCTTTcagctttcttttttttgtggatGTTTTGCCCATGATTCACTTT contains:
- the jak2b gene encoding tyrosine-protein kinase JAK2 isoform X2 gives rise to the protein MDMETAACELLHQNGDVHHEDLGVKQSTVLQIHFYHSGPLCYPQGQYITEQLIIDAAKECGVSPVYCSLFGLYKEDEGIWLSPNHILHLDEASNENLLYRIRYYFPGWYSCGASRAYRYGVTKGSESPVLDDNVMAYLFAQWRSDFVNGWVKLSSDHEIQEECLGMAVLDMMRTGKEKQCSPLDIYNEVSYKSFLPKDMRERIQDYHFITRKRIRHRFRKVVQQLSQCRASARDLKLKYLISLESLDSGFYTERFKVKKPSAEQVTIVVSADHGVQLCREQHKDAQLEDLQTYCDFAEVVDISIRQASKEGTDTNRIVSINRQDGKTLELEFSSSMEALSFVSLIDGYYRLTTDALHYLCKDVAPPHLLQAIESFCHGPISMDFAISKLRKSGNQRGLYVLRCSPKDFNKYFLTLAVGAYEDVEYKHCLITRSVTGDYNLSGTKRSFGSLKELLKCYQKETVKSDDIVFQFTRFCSPRAKEKSNLLVCRSHRGSEVPLSSSMQRSNISQMVFHKIKKEDLELGESQGQGTFTKIFRGIRKEQGDYGETHKTEVIVKVLDKAHRNYSESFFEAASIMSQLTHKHLVLTYGVCVCGEENIMVQEYVKFGSLDTYLKKNKNSMSVNILWKLEVAKQLAWAMLFLEEKNLAHGNVCAKNILLIREEDRAQGNPPFIKLSDPGISITVLPREILVERIPWVPPECIVDPKNLSPATDKWSFGTTVWEICSGGEKPLANMDNSKKHLFYENRHQLPAPKWTELANLINSCMDYEPTVRPSFRAIIRDLNNLFCPDYEIVKETDMLPNRTGASGFSSGAFENEEPVQFEERHLIFLQQLGKGNFGSVEMCRYDPLQDNTGEVVAVKKLQHSTTEHIRDFEREIEILKSLQHENIVKYKGVCYGAGRRNLRLVMEYLPYGSLRDYLNKNKDRIDHNKLLYYSSQICKGMEYLATKRYIHRDLATRNILVESEFRVKIGDFGLTKVLPQDKEYYKVKEPGESPIFWYAPESLTESKFSVASDVWSFGVVLYELFTYSNKLCSPPTVFMSMMGGDKQGQTIVYHLIELLKRGNLLPQPAGCPSEIYEIMQECWDNDLCLRPTFKQLALHVDLIRDGSDSDRYTQVPAF
- the jak2b gene encoding tyrosine-protein kinase JAK2 isoform X1; this translates as MDMETAACELLHQNGDVHHEDLGVKQSTVLQIHFYHSGPLCYPQGQYITEQLIIDAAKECGVSPVYCSLFGLYKEDEGIWLSPNHILHLDEASNENLLYRIRYYFPGWYSCGASRAYRYGVTKGSESPVLDDNVMAYLFAQWRSDFVNGWVKLSSDHEIQEECLGMAVLDMMRTGKEKQCSPLDIYNEVSYKSFLPKDMRERIQDYHFITRKRIRHRFRKVVQQLSQCRASARDLKLKYLISLESLDSGFYTERFKVKKPSAEQVTIVVSADHGVQLCREQHKDAQLEQDLQTYCDFAEVVDISIRQASKEGTDTNRIVSINRQDGKTLELEFSSSMEALSFVSLIDGYYRLTTDALHYLCKDVAPPHLLQAIESFCHGPISMDFAISKLRKSGNQRGLYVLRCSPKDFNKYFLTLAVGAYEDVEYKHCLITRSVTGDYNLSGTKRSFGSLKELLKCYQKETVKSDDIVFQFTRFCSPRAKEKSNLLVCRSHRGSEVPLSSSMQRSNISQMVFHKIKKEDLELGESQGQGTFTKIFRGIRKEQGDYGETHKTEVIVKVLDKAHRNYSESFFEAASIMSQLTHKHLVLTYGVCVCGEENIMVQEYVKFGSLDTYLKKNKNSMSVNILWKLEVAKQLAWAMLFLEEKNLAHGNVCAKNILLIREEDRAQGNPPFIKLSDPGISITVLPREILVERIPWVPPECIVDPKNLSPATDKWSFGTTVWEICSGGEKPLANMDNSKKHLFYENRHQLPAPKWTELANLINSCMDYEPTVRPSFRAIIRDLNNLFCPDYEIVKETDMLPNRTGASGFSSGAFENEEPVQFEERHLIFLQQLGKGNFGSVEMCRYDPLQDNTGEVVAVKKLQHSTTEHIRDFEREIEILKSLQHENIVKYKGVCYGAGRRNLRLVMEYLPYGSLRDYLNKNKDRIDHNKLLYYSSQICKGMEYLATKRYIHRDLATRNILVESEFRVKIGDFGLTKVLPQDKEYYKVKEPGESPIFWYAPESLTESKFSVASDVWSFGVVLYELFTYSNKLCSPPTVFMSMMGGDKQGQTIVYHLIELLKRGNLLPQPAGCPSEIYEIMQECWDNDLCLRPTFKQLALHVDLIRDGSDSDRYTQVPAF